In Nitrospirota bacterium, a genomic segment contains:
- a CDS encoding peptidoglycan-binding protein: protein MVYRLGAVGPAVKTLQEALAKLQLYLGPIDGNFGGGTERAVKAYQKKQRLTVDGIVGNETWDELAGDQEPPDSSWLEKPLSYRCLVLTGTFETNVPPPDCFAGITGDFDGQGISLGVCQWNIGQRSLQPLLLEMIQTYPAVSKNVFQDHYPEWLAWLKASQEEQMQWVIHLKNPKQNGINEPWQGLFKSLCRTEEFQKVQADTAQGLFRRGMSLCKKYGIRSERGAALMYDIVVQNGGIGKITDAQIIADCKKIDSGLSSDDQEVERLKIIANRRADAANPRWVEDVRKRKLCIALGEGIVHGRHYDLLGQYGIGFNPYSD from the coding sequence ATGGTGTATAGATTAGGGGCCGTCGGGCCTGCCGTTAAAACTCTTCAAGAAGCGTTAGCGAAATTGCAACTCTACCTCGGACCGATTGACGGTAACTTCGGTGGGGGGACCGAACGAGCGGTAAAGGCCTATCAGAAAAAACAGCGATTAACGGTAGATGGAATTGTTGGAAATGAGACCTGGGATGAACTGGCTGGGGATCAAGAGCCACCGGATTCCTCTTGGCTGGAAAAGCCGCTATCGTACCGATGTCTGGTTTTAACGGGGACTTTTGAAACAAACGTCCCTCCGCCCGACTGCTTTGCGGGAATAACCGGGGATTTTGACGGTCAGGGGATAAGCCTTGGAGTCTGCCAATGGAACATCGGACAAAGAAGCCTCCAGCCTCTCCTTCTTGAAATGATCCAAACCTATCCTGCTGTATCGAAAAACGTGTTTCAGGACCATTATCCGGAGTGGCTGGCCTGGCTGAAAGCCTCCCAGGAAGAGCAGATGCAGTGGGTCATTCATCTTAAAAACCCAAAACAAAACGGAATAAATGAACCCTGGCAAGGGCTCTTTAAATCCCTATGTCGTACCGAAGAATTTCAAAAGGTTCAGGCCGACACCGCACAGGGGTTATTTCGGAGGGGCATGTCCCTTTGCAAAAAGTACGGAATCAGGTCGGAAAGGGGAGCTGCGCTGATGTACGATATCGTCGTCCAAAACGGGGGAATCGGAAAAATCACGGATGCGCAGATAATAGCTGACTGTAAAAAGATCGATTCCGGACTTTCTTCCGACGATCAGGAGGTAGAGCGTCTGAAAATCATTGCCAACCGGCGAGCGGACGCGGCCAACCCCCGGTGGGTTGAAGATGTTCGGAAACGGAAACTTTGTATAGCCCTTGGAGAAGGGATCGTTCACGGCCGGCATTATGACCTGCTGGGCCAATATGGCATTGGGTTCAATCCCTACTCCGATTGA